The sequence CAAAAACCTTTCTTAGTTCTTCAGGTTTTGTAATGTCTGCTTTTTCGAAAACATAATTAGGTTCATTTTCAATGTCCTTCAGGTTTTCTAAATTTCCGGCATAAGTAAGTGCATCAAGGTTGATAATCAAACTTTCCGGATTGTTTTTTACAAATTCTCTTACAACATGAGATCCAATAAATCCCGCTCCTCCTGTAATAATGATATTTTTCATTTCTTTATTTTGTAATTGTTTTTCTGCCTATACTTTTATAATAAAATCCTTTTTGCTGTGGGATTTCAAGCGGATACATATTCCTTCCGTCAAAAATAACCTTATTTTTCATTTTCTTAGCCATAAGGTCAAAATTAGGATTCTTAAACTCTGGCCATTCCGTAGCAATAAATAAGGCATCTACATCTTCCAAGGCATCATACATTCCTTTAGCATATTGAATTTTGTCTCCCAATAATTTTTGAACATTCGTTTCAGCAACTGCATCATAGGCTACAATTATTGCGCCTTTTTCTAATAAAAGAGCAATGTTGTCTAAAGAAGAAGCTTCTCTGATGTCATCCGTATTGGCTTTGAAAGCAAGCCCCCACATAGCAATCTTTTTTCCTTCTATATTTCCACCAAAGTATTTTTCAATTTCTGAAACAAGAATGACCTTCTGGGAAGTATTTACGTTTTCTGTAGCTTCCAGAATCTGGAAGTTGAAATCTTCCTGTTTTCCTGATTTTATAAGTGCTTTTACGTCTTTAGGGAAACAGCTTCCGCCGTATCCGATGCCAGGGAACAGGAATCTGTGTCCAATTCTGTCATCGCTACCCATCCCTAATCTTACCTTATCTACATCAGCTCCTACTTTTTCACAGTAGTTTGCAATTTCATTCATAAAGGTAATCTTTACAGCCAGGAATGAATTGGCTGCATATTTTGTAAGTTCAGATGATTTTTCATCCATGAAAATAATTGGGATACCCGTATTGGTAAATGGCTGATAAATTTTAGCCATAATATCTTTAGCTCTTTCAGAACTTGCTCCTACAACTACTCTTGCCGGATTCATGGAATCTTCAACAGCAAACCCTTCTCTTAAAAATTCAGGATTGGAAACAACATCAAAAGGAATGTTCGTTTTAGAAGATATGGTTTCTCTTACTCTGTCTGCTGTGCCTACAGGAACAGTGCTCTTATTAACAACAACTTTATACTCGGTCATCTGTTCTCCAATATCATTTGCTACCTTCAATACATAAGAAAGATCCGCTGAGCCATCTTCTCCGGGAGGAGTAGGTAATGCTAAATAGATTACTTCACTTTTGTCTAAAGCTTCTTTTAAGTTGGTCGTGAAAAATAATCTTTCAGATTGGATATTTCTAAGAAACATCTCTTCAAGGTTCGGCTCATAGATGGGAACGATGCCGTTTTTCATACCTTCTACTTTTTTTTCATCAATATCAACACAGTATACTGAATTGCCAAGTTCTGCAAGAGTAGTTCCTGTAACTAATCCTACGTAGCCTGTTCCTACAATTGTTATATTCAAAATGTTTTTGTTTTTAAAATTCAAAGACAAAAATAATAAAAATACCTTCATTTGCTTCTTTAATTTAATGTAAATGAATTTCGTTCTATTTGCTTGATAATAAGATAATTTTGCATTTTTAGAAAAAAAGCGTATATTTGCAATGGATTTACGGAAAAAATGAGAAGGCTTCGCAAGAAAGCCTTTTTTCGTACTGTAAATCAACATAAAAGAATGTATGGAGTTTAAAAAAAGAATTGAAGAATTATTAAATGAATTCCTTGAGACCAGAAAAGATCTTTTTCTTATTGATCTTAAAATTTCTGCTGGGGATGATGTTACAGTGATTTTAGATGGTGATAATGGAGTTTCTTTGCAGGACTGCCTTGATGCTAGCCGTGCGATAGAATTCAATATGGATCGTGAAGAACATGACTTTAGCCTTCAGGTAATGTCTGCAGGATTAAGCGAACCATTAGTAACACCAAGACAGTTCAATAAAAACATAGGAAGAGAGATTGAGGTGATGCTGGAGGATTCTTCTAAAATTGAAGGAGAATTGTCAAAAGTAGACGAAGAGAAAATCACTCTTGTTTTACGTTACCGTAAACCGAAGGATATCGGGAAAGGAAAGGTGGATGTGGAAGAGGAAAAAGAAATTCCTTACACGGAGATCAAAAAGGCATTGGTAGTAATTAAATTTTAAAAAAGAAAAAAGAATAGATGGATAAT is a genomic window of Chryseobacterium nakagawai containing:
- the rimP gene encoding ribosome assembly cofactor RimP; this encodes MEFKKRIEELLNEFLETRKDLFLIDLKISAGDDVTVILDGDNGVSLQDCLDASRAIEFNMDREEHDFSLQVMSAGLSEPLVTPRQFNKNIGREIEVMLEDSSKIEGELSKVDEEKITLVLRYRKPKDIGKGKVDVEEEKEIPYTEIKKALVVIKF
- a CDS encoding UDP-glucose dehydrogenase family protein, producing MNITIVGTGYVGLVTGTTLAELGNSVYCVDIDEKKVEGMKNGIVPIYEPNLEEMFLRNIQSERLFFTTNLKEALDKSEVIYLALPTPPGEDGSADLSYVLKVANDIGEQMTEYKVVVNKSTVPVGTADRVRETISSKTNIPFDVVSNPEFLREGFAVEDSMNPARVVVGASSERAKDIMAKIYQPFTNTGIPIIFMDEKSSELTKYAANSFLAVKITFMNEIANYCEKVGADVDKVRLGMGSDDRIGHRFLFPGIGYGGSCFPKDVKALIKSGKQEDFNFQILEATENVNTSQKVILVSEIEKYFGGNIEGKKIAMWGLAFKANTDDIREASSLDNIALLLEKGAIIVAYDAVAETNVQKLLGDKIQYAKGMYDALEDVDALFIATEWPEFKNPNFDLMAKKMKNKVIFDGRNMYPLEIPQQKGFYYKSIGRKTITK